In the Terriglobia bacterium genome, GGTATGTGAAAGTGAAAACCGCCGAGCGATCACAGGACGAATATGAGCGGATCCTGAACAAAGAAGTTCTCCCGCTCTGGAAGGACAAGCTCATCACGGAGATCGGCAAGCCGGATGTCCTACGCGTCATCGATGGGCTGATGGACCGCGGAACTCCGGCGCTGGCTAACAAGACTCTCGCGATCGTCAAAGCATGGATGGAATGGGCGGTCAAAGACCGCGGCTACCTCCCGATCTCACCGGCGGCGGGCATCGGATTGCCGTCTGATCCGATCAGCAGAGAGCGAGTGCTCGAGCCGGGCGAATTGGTCGAAGTCTGGAACGCCGCCGACGCGCTCCGTTATCCGATCGGATCTTTTGTACAGTTCCTCGCCCTCGTGGCGCAACGCCGGGGCGAAGTCGCAACTATGCAGTGGGCAGACATCGATCTGAAGAACGCTCTTTGGACGATACCGGCAGGAAAGACGAAAAGCGGCCGCGTGCATGACGTACCGCTTTCGAGGCCAGCCTTGAAGATCATCGAGAACCTTCCGAAGTTCACCAAGGGGGACTATCTCTGGACGTCGACCAGCGGCGCCCTGCCGATTAATGGATTCTCGAAGGCCAAAAACCGAATCGATGCCGAAACGCTTGAACGTCGCAGCGCTGCTGGACTCAAAGACAATATTGCAGACTGGACAATGCACGATTTACGGAGGACCGCTGCCACACTGATGGCGAAATCCGGAGTCTTGCCTCACGTACTCAGCGCGATCCTCGGTCACTTGATGCCGGCGGCGGTCACAT is a window encoding:
- a CDS encoding tyrosine-type recombinase/integrase, yielding MAKRGLTAKQVEHIKSDPEKRIEIAAGPPAGLYLVVHPTGSKSWALRYRWRGRTHKLTFPQPYPNLSLAGARGEAEAKVDDVRNDRDPSAVQTEEIKQETPESVKAVADEWIKRYVKVKTAERSQDEYERILNKEVLPLWKDKLITEIGKPDVLRVIDGLMDRGTPALANKTLAIVKAWMEWAVKDRGYLPISPAAGIGLPSDPISRERVLEPGELVEVWNAADALRYPIGSFVQFLALVAQRRGEVATMQWADIDLKNALWTIPAGKTKSGRVHDVPLSRPALKIIENLPKFTKGDYLWTSTSGALPINGFSKAKNRIDAETLERRSAAGLKDNIADWTMHDLRRTAATLMAKSGVLPHVLSAILGHLMPAAVTSKQAAHITGIYNRHDYLNEKRAALEAWAKSVLSLTGKKASRGKAATA